In the Ramlibacter tataouinensis TTB310 genome, one interval contains:
- a CDS encoding type I polyketide synthase, whose translation MSTSSNAYEVPPGSIAIVGLAGRFPGSRSAAELWRLLREGREATQWLSDDELRAAGVSDAELDDPNYVRASLVLPDMEMFDAEFFGFSKRDAAVLDPQHRHFLECAWEALEDAGHPPEKFGGAIGVFGGCGMQSYLPYNLLSNPQLVKSMGLFLLRHTGNDKDFLTTRVSYLLNLKGPSVGIQTACSTSLVAVHTAAQSLLSGECDMALAGGASIELPHRRGYHFAEGEILAPDGHCRAFDDEAAGTIFGSGAGIVVLRRLEDALRDGDHIYAVIRGSAVNNDGSGKAGYLAPSVDGQAAAAAEALAVAGVEPSSVSYIEAHGTGTPVGDPIEVAALTQAYGDAGPGGRGIGSLKTNIGHLDTAAGVASLIKVCQALRHGLLPPTLNFRKPNSRFDARMPFRVLDKALPWQRSQAPRRAAVNSLGVGGTNAHVIVEEPPLPAVAEPALPWQVLTLSARSPGSLEALQAKWRDFLAEPPPEFDLAAAAFTTQEGRRAFSHRCAVVARDLDGLRAAFESQGQARSVTGLAGKDAPPVVMMFPGGGAHFPGAGRDLLALPAFRAAVDECFAAMPPEAPADLRRIMFECGPRDAAAAALLERPRYAMPALFTLEYSLACLWRSWGVQPAALIGHSAGEYAAACLAGVMSVADALAIVMLRGELFEQAPPGGMLSVDLPEQELRPLAERFGVDIAAVNAPDLCIASGAREPLARLEQELAARGLEARRLRIDVAAHSRQLDGVIEHFRERVQRIRFQPAQMGFASTLTGAWSDGTELADPGYWVRHLRQPVRFAQALGELLQRLPGAVLLEVGPGQGLCSLARHNGAGAGRAIAGSTGKPQEPGGDVPVMLASAGALWTRGVALDWAAVRGSQRPRRIPLPTYAFDHQRHWIEPGTGAVEAAAPARPEHALQRLASHDDWFQVPQWREVPLPAAAAPAAGRWLVVGGPQPLAQALLARLAAAGASAVWARHGNAFQREDAARYVLAVQEPRDFTRLLGHLEQEGGLPERIVHLGPLDSTAAAGPAGRAGAFDSLVHLAQALQGLDVSHPIRLTVATAGSQAPEGGSVRRPQQALALGPCRVIPRELPNVQARLVDLDPDDTRWSELAALLVAEAQAEEGGDLVAWRAGQRRRLDWGRAPRPGADAPSRLRSGGVYLITGGLGGIALELAAWLASQCKARLALVGRRPLPAKVHWRSVAGRADDSAETLLVRRLVALEEAGAEVAVYSADVTDKRRMAQVIADCRVRFGALHGIFHAAGELQDGPLAGKTAEGMQRVLGAKAVGAQVLHELLPPGELELFALFSSTSVELGPPGQIDYVAANAYLDALAQSRPDGLVIRWGVWGDTGMAARAYGRAGAAASAGGVLHPLLGMRRDAEGATAFEAQYAPSRMWVLSEHTVDGRPVLPGTAYVEIASAAMAVLHPGAGVEIRSLSFEEPMLFERDAPRRVSVTLRPAAAGSTDYSFLVRSRGDGEERWREHARATVGLFNGRLAAGPAAAGGSWRPGRPPQTGSLVFGPRWENLARMRLDGRRAVAEMELPDRFAGDLAAYHCHPALLDMAATFGLHLLDEAERGRCLFVPMSVERIRLAAPLPARFTSRVELRGQPQARFAGFDVSLHGPEGEPLATFEGFSLRGVESDAVSRREPARARREGGLTETLLAHGILAQDAPALFERLFADGLRSVMVSSVALPAVRRAMAAAVPARPAPAPRASGPVSGASAPQLNPVEASIAETWRELLGVDEVTREDDFFALGGHSLAAVRLFARIRKQFSVDLPLATLFEAPTLGRLAALVAQHGGIAMAPAASEAPAAPAKAPATVVPLGKRAWSPLVEICRGQPGRRPLFCVHGAGGNVLNFKVISDRLGPEQPFYGLQAQGVDGRLLPLSTVEEMAAQYVQAVRTVDPQGPYRLAGYSAGGVIALEMAQMLRKDGAQVELLAMIDTLSPTAARKPVPLLRKLWLMRHWSLPFLLAWPERRRESKRKEATYAVALEKLARGEPLPPELVDFHLFRNFVAAQARYQPGPYEGSLALFKATESDTQYLQAGMRLGWEEYVRGDIRIVQIAGSHFSVMNEPGVSQLIDGLRQELAAADGAAGPQQPSGKEAGTGPGGLTRLQVS comes from the coding sequence ATGAGCACATCCTCCAACGCCTACGAAGTCCCGCCCGGCAGCATCGCCATCGTCGGCCTGGCGGGCCGCTTCCCCGGCTCGCGCTCGGCGGCCGAGCTGTGGCGGCTGCTGCGCGAGGGCCGCGAGGCCACCCAGTGGCTGTCCGACGACGAGCTGCGCGCCGCCGGCGTCAGCGACGCCGAGCTGGACGACCCGAACTACGTGCGCGCCAGCCTGGTGCTGCCCGACATGGAGATGTTCGACGCCGAGTTCTTCGGCTTCTCCAAGCGCGACGCCGCCGTGCTCGACCCCCAGCACCGCCACTTCCTGGAATGCGCCTGGGAAGCGCTGGAGGATGCCGGCCACCCGCCGGAGAAGTTCGGCGGCGCCATCGGCGTGTTCGGCGGCTGCGGCATGCAGTCCTACCTGCCCTACAACCTGCTGTCCAACCCGCAGCTGGTCAAGTCCATGGGCCTGTTCCTGCTGCGCCACACCGGCAACGACAAGGATTTCCTGACCACGCGCGTGTCCTACCTGCTCAACCTCAAGGGTCCGAGCGTGGGCATCCAGACGGCCTGCTCGACCTCGCTGGTGGCGGTGCACACGGCGGCGCAGAGCCTGCTGTCCGGCGAGTGCGACATGGCCCTGGCCGGCGGCGCCAGCATCGAGCTGCCGCACCGGCGCGGCTACCACTTCGCCGAGGGCGAGATCCTGGCGCCCGACGGCCATTGCCGCGCCTTCGACGACGAGGCGGCCGGCACCATCTTCGGCAGCGGCGCCGGCATCGTGGTGCTGCGCCGGCTGGAGGACGCGCTGCGCGACGGCGACCACATCTACGCCGTGATCCGCGGCTCGGCGGTCAACAACGACGGCAGCGGCAAGGCCGGCTACCTGGCGCCCAGCGTGGATGGCCAGGCCGCCGCCGCGGCCGAGGCCCTGGCGGTGGCGGGCGTGGAGCCGTCCAGCGTGTCGTACATCGAGGCCCATGGCACCGGCACGCCGGTGGGCGACCCGATCGAGGTCGCGGCGCTGACCCAGGCCTATGGCGACGCCGGCCCGGGCGGGCGCGGCATCGGCTCGCTCAAGACCAACATCGGCCACCTGGACACCGCTGCCGGCGTGGCCTCGCTGATCAAGGTCTGCCAGGCGCTGCGCCACGGGCTGCTGCCGCCCACCCTGAACTTCCGCAAGCCCAACAGCCGCTTCGACGCGCGCATGCCCTTCCGCGTGCTGGACAAGGCGCTGCCCTGGCAGCGCTCGCAGGCGCCGCGCCGCGCCGCCGTCAACTCGCTGGGCGTGGGCGGCACCAACGCACACGTGATCGTGGAAGAGCCGCCGCTGCCAGCCGTCGCCGAGCCGGCGCTGCCCTGGCAGGTGCTGACGCTGTCGGCGCGTTCGCCCGGCTCGCTGGAGGCGCTGCAGGCCAAGTGGCGCGACTTCCTGGCCGAGCCGCCGCCCGAGTTCGACCTGGCGGCCGCGGCCTTCACCACCCAGGAAGGCCGCCGCGCCTTCAGCCACCGCTGCGCCGTGGTCGCGCGTGACCTCGACGGCCTGCGGGCCGCCTTCGAGTCGCAGGGCCAGGCGCGCTCGGTGACCGGCCTGGCCGGCAAGGACGCGCCGCCGGTGGTGATGATGTTCCCCGGCGGAGGCGCCCACTTCCCCGGCGCCGGGCGCGACCTGCTGGCGCTGCCGGCGTTCCGTGCCGCCGTGGACGAGTGCTTCGCCGCCATGCCGCCCGAGGCGCCGGCCGACCTGCGGCGCATCATGTTCGAGTGCGGCCCGCGCGACGCCGCCGCGGCGGCGCTGCTGGAGCGGCCGCGTTACGCGATGCCGGCGCTGTTCACGCTGGAGTACTCGCTGGCCTGCCTGTGGCGCAGCTGGGGCGTGCAGCCGGCGGCCCTGATCGGCCACAGCGCCGGCGAATACGCCGCGGCCTGCCTGGCCGGCGTGATGTCGGTGGCCGACGCGCTGGCCATCGTCATGCTGCGCGGCGAGCTGTTCGAGCAGGCGCCGCCCGGCGGCATGCTGTCCGTGGACCTGCCGGAGCAGGAGCTGCGGCCGCTGGCCGAGCGCTTCGGCGTGGACATCGCCGCCGTCAACGCGCCCGACCTGTGCATCGCCTCCGGCGCGCGCGAGCCGCTGGCGCGGCTGGAGCAGGAACTGGCCGCGCGCGGCCTGGAGGCTCGCCGCCTGCGCATCGACGTGGCGGCGCATTCGCGCCAGCTCGACGGCGTGATCGAGCACTTCCGCGAGCGCGTGCAGCGCATCCGCTTCCAGCCGGCGCAGATGGGCTTCGCCTCGACCCTGACCGGCGCCTGGAGCGATGGCACCGAGCTGGCCGACCCCGGCTACTGGGTGCGCCACCTGCGCCAGCCGGTGCGCTTCGCCCAGGCGCTGGGCGAGCTGCTGCAGCGCCTGCCGGGCGCGGTGCTGCTGGAGGTCGGGCCCGGCCAGGGCCTGTGCTCCCTGGCCCGCCACAACGGCGCCGGAGCCGGCCGCGCCATCGCGGGCTCCACCGGCAAGCCGCAGGAACCCGGCGGCGACGTGCCGGTGATGCTGGCCTCGGCGGGCGCGCTGTGGACCCGCGGCGTGGCGCTGGACTGGGCCGCCGTGCGCGGTTCGCAGCGCCCGCGCCGCATCCCGCTGCCCACCTACGCCTTCGACCACCAGCGCCACTGGATCGAGCCCGGCACGGGGGCCGTGGAAGCGGCTGCCCCGGCACGGCCCGAGCATGCCCTGCAGCGGCTGGCCTCGCACGACGACTGGTTCCAGGTGCCGCAGTGGCGCGAAGTGCCGCTGCCGGCCGCCGCGGCGCCGGCAGCCGGCCGCTGGCTGGTGGTCGGCGGCCCGCAGCCGCTGGCCCAGGCCCTGCTCGCCAGGCTGGCCGCGGCCGGCGCATCGGCGGTGTGGGCGCGCCATGGCAACGCTTTCCAGCGCGAGGACGCCGCACGCTACGTGCTGGCAGTGCAGGAGCCGCGCGATTTCACCCGCCTGCTCGGCCATCTGGAGCAGGAGGGCGGGCTGCCCGAGCGCATCGTCCACCTGGGACCGCTGGACAGCACCGCGGCCGCCGGCCCGGCGGGCCGCGCCGGCGCCTTCGACAGCCTGGTCCACCTGGCCCAGGCGCTGCAGGGCCTGGACGTCTCCCATCCCATCCGCCTGACGGTGGCCACCGCCGGCAGCCAGGCGCCCGAAGGCGGCTCCGTGCGCCGGCCGCAGCAGGCCCTGGCCCTGGGGCCGTGCCGGGTCATCCCGCGCGAGTTGCCCAACGTGCAGGCCCGGCTGGTGGACCTGGATCCCGACGACACGCGCTGGTCCGAGCTGGCCGCGCTGCTGGTGGCCGAGGCGCAGGCCGAGGAGGGCGGCGACCTGGTGGCCTGGCGGGCCGGCCAGCGCCGGCGCCTGGACTGGGGCCGCGCGCCCAGGCCCGGCGCGGACGCGCCCAGCCGGCTGCGCAGCGGCGGCGTCTACCTGATCACCGGCGGCCTGGGCGGCATCGCGCTGGAGCTGGCGGCCTGGCTGGCGTCCCAGTGCAAGGCGCGCCTGGCGCTGGTGGGCCGGCGCCCGCTGCCGGCCAAGGTGCACTGGCGCTCGGTGGCCGGCCGCGCCGACGACTCGGCCGAGACCCTGCTGGTGCGCCGCCTGGTGGCGCTGGAGGAGGCCGGCGCCGAGGTCGCCGTGTACTCCGCCGACGTGACCGACAAGCGCCGCATGGCGCAGGTCATCGCCGACTGCCGGGTGCGCTTCGGCGCGCTGCACGGCATCTTCCATGCTGCCGGCGAGCTGCAGGACGGCCCCCTCGCCGGCAAGACCGCCGAGGGCATGCAGCGCGTGCTGGGAGCCAAGGCGGTGGGCGCGCAGGTGCTGCACGAGCTGCTGCCCCCGGGCGAGCTGGAGCTGTTCGCGCTGTTCTCCTCCACCAGCGTGGAGCTGGGGCCGCCGGGGCAGATCGACTACGTGGCGGCCAACGCCTACCTGGACGCGCTGGCCCAGTCCCGGCCCGACGGGCTGGTGATCCGCTGGGGCGTGTGGGGCGACACCGGCATGGCCGCGCGCGCCTATGGCCGCGCCGGCGCCGCGGCCAGCGCCGGCGGGGTGCTGCATCCGCTGCTCGGCATGCGGCGCGACGCCGAGGGCGCCACGGCCTTCGAGGCGCAGTACGCGCCGTCGCGCATGTGGGTGCTGTCCGAGCACACGGTGGACGGCCGGCCGGTGCTGCCGGGCACCGCCTACGTGGAGATCGCCAGCGCCGCGATGGCCGTGCTGCACCCCGGCGCGGGCGTCGAGATCCGGTCGCTGTCCTTCGAAGAGCCCATGCTGTTCGAACGCGACGCGCCGCGGCGGGTGAGCGTCACGCTGCGCCCCGCCGCGGCCGGCAGCACCGACTACTCCTTCCTGGTGCGCAGCCGCGGCGACGGCGAGGAGCGCTGGCGCGAGCATGCCCGCGCCACGGTGGGCCTGTTCAACGGCCGGCTCGCCGCCGGCCCGGCGGCGGCCGGCGGCTCCTGGCGGCCGGGACGGCCGCCCCAGACGGGCAGCCTGGTGTTCGGTCCGCGCTGGGAGAACCTGGCGCGCATGCGGCTGGACGGCCGGCGCGCCGTGGCGGAGATGGAGCTGCCCGACCGCTTCGCCGGCGACCTGGCCGCCTACCACTGCCATCCCGCGCTGCTGGACATGGCCGCCACTTTCGGCCTGCACCTGCTGGACGAGGCCGAGCGCGGCCGCTGCCTGTTCGTGCCCATGTCGGTGGAGCGCATCCGCCTGGCCGCGCCGCTGCCGGCGCGCTTCACCAGCCGGGTGGAGCTGCGCGGCCAGCCGCAGGCGCGCTTCGCCGGCTTCGACGTCAGCCTGCATGGCCCCGAGGGCGAGCCGCTGGCCACCTTCGAGGGCTTCTCGCTGCGCGGCGTGGAGTCGGACGCGGTGTCGCGGCGCGAGCCCGCGCGCGCCAGGCGCGAGGGCGGCCTGACCGAGACGCTGCTGGCCCACGGCATCCTGGCGCAGGACGCGCCGGCGTTGTTCGAGCGCCTGTTCGCCGATGGCCTGCGCAGCGTGATGGTGTCCTCGGTGGCGCTGCCGGCGGTGCGCCGGGCCATGGCGGCGGCGGTGCCGGCGCGCCCGGCGCCCGCGCCGCGCGCGTCCGGCCCGGTGTCCGGCGCGTCCGCGCCGCAACTCAACCCGGTGGAGGCGTCCATCGCCGAGACCTGGCGCGAGCTGCTGGGCGTGGACGAGGTGACCCGCGAGGACGACTTTTTCGCCCTGGGCGGGCATTCGCTGGCGGCGGTGCGGCTGTTCGCCCGCATCCGCAAGCAGTTCTCGGTGGATTTGCCGCTGGCCACGCTGTTCGAGGCGCCGACGCTGGGGCGGCTGGCGGCCCTGGTGGCGCAGCATGGCGGCATCGCCATGGCGCCCGCGGCCAGCGAGGCGCCGGCCGCACCGGCCAAGGCGCCGGCCACCGTGGTGCCGCTGGGCAAGCGCGCCTGGTCGCCGCTGGTGGAGATCTGCCGCGGCCAGCCCGGCCGGCGTCCGCTGTTCTGCGTGCACGGCGCGGGCGGCAACGTGCTGAACTTCAAGGTCATCTCCGACCGCCTGGGCCCGGAGCAGCCGTTCTACGGCCTGCAGGCCCAGGGCGTGGACGGCCGGCTGCTGCCGCTGTCCACCGTCGAGGAGATGGCCGCGCAGTACGTGCAGGCGGTGCGCACCGTGGACCCGCAAGGGCCGTACCGGCTGGCCGGCTACTCGGCCGGCGGGGTGATCGCGCTGGAGATGGCGCAGATGCTGCGCAAGGACGGCGCCCAGGTGGAGCTGCTGGCGATGATCGACACGCTGTCGCCCACCGCCGCGCGCAAGCCGGTGCCGCTGCTGCGCAAGCTGTGGCTGATGCGGCACTGGTCGCTGCCCTTCCTGCTGGCCTGGCCGGAGCGCCGCCGCGAAAGCAAGCGCAAGGAGGCCACCTACGCGGTGGCGCTGGAGAAGCTGGCCCGTGGCGAGCCCCTGCCGCCGGAGCTGGTGGACTTCCACCTGTTCCGCAACTTCGTGGCGGCCCAGGCGCGCTACCAGCCCGGGCCTTACGAGGGATCGCTGGCCCTGTTCAAGGCCACGGAAAGCGACACCCAGTACCTGCAGGCCGGCATGCGGCTGGGCTGGGAGGAGTACGTGCGCGGCGACATCCGCATCGTGCAGATCGCCGGCTCGCACTTCTCGGTCATGAACGAGCCGGGCGTGTCGCAGCTGATCGACGGCTTGCGCCAGGAACTGGCCGCCGCGGACGGCGCGGCCGGCCCGCAGCAGCCGTCCGGGAAGGAGGCCGGCACCGGCCCCGGTGGTTTGACGCGGCTGCAGGTCAGCTGA
- a CDS encoding MupA/Atu3671 family FMN-dependent luciferase-like monooxygenase, producing the protein MLELLWTLSRGFTVVLHSRHAPAAPAEAGGQGPEFSLFYFASEESAGGADRYRLLMEGAQFADREGFAAVWTPERHFHAFGGLYPNPAVASAAIAAVTRRVQIRAGSCVLPLHHPVRVAEDWALVDNLSQGRVGISFAAGWQPNDFVLAPQAFADRKERMLAHIETVRRLWRGETLAFPGPQGKDVSIRTLPRPVQRELPVWLTAAGNPETFEQAGARGCHLLTHLLGQSIEDVAQKITLYRAAWRKAGHPGNGQVTIMMHTFVGPDEEAVLAVAREPMKSYLRSSVDLIRQAAWSFPTFVQRGAANGKSPLEVMESEPLSAQDMDALLDHAFSRYWKTSSLIGAPERCLAMVDRLREAGVDEIACLIDFGIPNETVLEHLHDLKRLMDASRQRRQPAAPVSVAGDLLRHEVTHLQCTPSMATMLTADAQGREALSRLSALLVGGEALPLKLARELRALLPGRFVNMYGPTETTVWSTTCDLDQLGDFVPLGQPIANTQLSIRTARGQECPALVPGELLIGGEGVTRGYLGRPELNAERFTPDAAQPGSRFYRTGDLVRRHPDGRIEFLGRIDHQVKIRGHRIELGEIENALMRQPGVQQAVVLARQDSVGESFLLGYVVPKAGATPEAEALRRNLAQELPEIMVPKAVLVMAAFPLTPNGKVDRNALAQSKPVAAAKPPAPPSSQLEQTISAIWAEVLGLSEVGTQDNFFDLGGHSLLVVQVQRRLREATGQEVSITDMFRLPTVAAIAAHLAGRGNATAVSDGLSRAQARRAMRSRSGAQQTPVS; encoded by the coding sequence GTGCTGGAGCTGCTGTGGACGCTGTCGCGCGGCTTCACCGTGGTGCTGCACTCCCGCCATGCGCCGGCGGCGCCAGCCGAGGCGGGAGGGCAGGGCCCCGAGTTCAGCCTGTTCTACTTCGCCAGCGAGGAGTCGGCCGGCGGCGCCGACCGCTACCGCCTGCTCATGGAGGGCGCGCAGTTCGCCGACCGCGAGGGCTTCGCCGCGGTCTGGACGCCCGAGCGCCACTTCCATGCCTTCGGCGGCCTCTATCCCAACCCGGCCGTCGCCAGCGCCGCCATCGCGGCCGTGACCCGGCGCGTGCAGATCCGCGCCGGCAGCTGCGTGCTGCCGCTGCACCACCCCGTGCGGGTGGCCGAGGACTGGGCGCTGGTGGACAACCTGTCGCAGGGCCGGGTCGGCATCTCGTTCGCCGCCGGCTGGCAGCCCAACGACTTCGTGCTCGCGCCGCAGGCCTTCGCCGACCGCAAGGAGCGCATGCTGGCCCACATCGAGACCGTGCGCCGCCTGTGGCGCGGCGAGACCCTGGCCTTCCCGGGACCGCAGGGCAAGGACGTGTCCATCCGCACCCTGCCGCGGCCGGTGCAGCGCGAGCTGCCGGTGTGGCTGACGGCGGCCGGCAACCCGGAGACCTTCGAGCAGGCCGGCGCCAGGGGCTGCCACCTGCTGACCCACCTGCTGGGCCAGAGCATCGAGGACGTGGCCCAGAAGATCACGCTGTACCGCGCCGCCTGGCGCAAGGCCGGCCACCCCGGCAATGGCCAGGTCACGATCATGATGCACACCTTCGTGGGCCCCGACGAGGAGGCGGTGCTGGCCGTCGCGCGCGAGCCCATGAAGTCCTACCTGCGCAGCTCGGTGGACCTGATCCGCCAGGCCGCCTGGTCCTTCCCCACCTTCGTGCAGCGCGGCGCGGCCAACGGCAAGAGCCCGCTGGAGGTGATGGAGTCCGAGCCGCTGTCGGCGCAGGACATGGACGCCCTGCTGGACCACGCGTTCTCGCGCTACTGGAAGACCAGCTCCCTGATCGGCGCGCCCGAGCGCTGCCTGGCGATGGTGGACAGGCTGCGCGAGGCCGGCGTGGACGAGATCGCCTGCCTGATCGACTTCGGCATCCCGAACGAGACGGTGCTGGAGCACCTGCACGACCTCAAGCGGCTGATGGACGCCTCGCGCCAGCGCCGCCAGCCGGCCGCCCCGGTGTCGGTGGCCGGCGACCTGCTGCGCCACGAGGTGACCCACCTGCAGTGCACGCCGTCCATGGCCACCATGCTGACGGCCGATGCCCAGGGCCGCGAGGCGCTGTCCCGGCTGTCGGCGCTGCTGGTGGGCGGCGAGGCGCTGCCGCTCAAGCTGGCGCGCGAGCTGCGGGCCCTGCTGCCCGGCCGCTTCGTCAACATGTACGGGCCGACCGAGACCACGGTCTGGTCCACCACCTGCGACCTGGACCAGCTCGGCGACTTCGTGCCGCTGGGCCAGCCCATCGCCAACACCCAGCTGTCCATCCGCACCGCCCGGGGCCAGGAGTGCCCGGCGCTGGTGCCCGGCGAGCTGCTGATCGGCGGCGAGGGAGTGACCCGCGGCTACCTGGGCCGGCCCGAGCTGAACGCCGAGCGCTTCACCCCGGATGCGGCGCAGCCCGGCAGCCGCTTCTACCGCACCGGCGACCTGGTGCGCCGCCATCCGGATGGGCGCATCGAGTTCCTGGGCCGCATCGACCACCAGGTCAAGATCCGCGGCCACCGCATCGAGCTGGGCGAGATCGAGAACGCGCTGATGCGCCAGCCCGGCGTGCAGCAGGCCGTGGTGCTGGCCCGGCAGGACAGCGTGGGCGAGAGTTTCCTGCTGGGCTATGTGGTGCCCAAGGCGGGCGCCACCCCCGAAGCCGAGGCCCTGCGGCGCAATCTGGCGCAGGAGCTGCCGGAGATCATGGTGCCCAAGGCGGTGCTGGTGATGGCGGCCTTCCCGCTCACGCCCAATGGCAAGGTGGACCGCAACGCGCTGGCCCAGTCCAAGCCGGTCGCAGCCGCCAAGCCGCCGGCGCCGCCCTCCAGCCAGCTGGAGCAGACCATCTCCGCCATCTGGGCCGAGGTGCTGGGCCTGTCCGAGGTGGGCACCCAGGACAACTTCTTCGACCTGGGCGGCCATTCGCTGCTGGTGGTGCAGGTGCAGCGGCGGCTGCGCGAGGCGACCGGGCAGGAGGTGTCCATCACCGACATGTTCCGCCTGCCCACGGTGGCGGCGATCGCCGCCCACCTGGCGGGACGCGGCAACGCCACCGCCGTGTCCGACGGCCTGAGCCGCGCCCAGGCCCGGCGTGCCATGCGATCGCGCAGCGGCGCCCAGCAGACCCCGGTTTCCTGA
- a CDS encoding 4'-phosphopantetheinyl transferase family protein — translation METTASALGAVPVQAGGASAWLLAAGAMPWPQLQSRAWKLLDAAERERAARLRLQADRHAYVMAHALRRLVLGQALQTDPAALVFAQDAHGRPHLAGAAGAPFFSLSHTREAVAFALANQPIGIDIESEKIVNFDFALLKSFVERPPTASGEPPGDFATCWTSMEAFWKAKGTGLVDGQPLLQLVREGSDLLSARLRDAAGRWIEQARIHLLRKIPGCVGAMAVLHECGSS, via the coding sequence ATGGAGACGACTGCAAGCGCCCTGGGCGCCGTCCCGGTGCAAGCCGGTGGAGCCAGCGCCTGGCTGCTGGCGGCCGGCGCCATGCCATGGCCGCAGCTGCAGTCGCGCGCCTGGAAGCTGCTCGACGCTGCGGAGCGTGAACGCGCCGCGCGCCTGCGGTTGCAGGCCGACCGCCATGCCTACGTGATGGCCCACGCGCTGCGTCGGCTGGTGCTGGGGCAGGCGCTGCAGACGGACCCGGCCGCCCTGGTGTTCGCACAGGATGCTCATGGCCGGCCCCACCTGGCCGGCGCGGCCGGCGCACCCTTCTTCAGCTTGTCGCACACGCGCGAAGCTGTCGCATTCGCCCTGGCCAACCAACCGATAGGCATCGATATCGAATCCGAGAAAATCGTGAATTTCGATTTTGCGCTGTTGAAAAGTTTCGTGGAACGGCCCCCGACTGCCTCTGGTGAACCGCCCGGGGACTTTGCAACTTGCTGGACCTCGATGGAAGCATTCTGGAAAGCCAAGGGCACGGGGCTGGTGGACGGGCAGCCCCTGCTGCAGCTGGTGCGCGAGGGGAGCGATCTGCTGTCGGCCCGTCTGCGCGATGCGGCGGGCCGCTGGATCGAACAGGCCCGCATCCACCTGCTGCGAAAGATCCCCGGTTGCGTGGGCGCCATGGCTGTGTTGCATGAATGCGGCTCATCGTAG
- a CDS encoding polysaccharide deacetylase family protein: MIRERNVQAGPVRPIPIFTYHQLGLVPGSDVPYRTFVTSPEKFARQMSLLHALCYKGLSMRELEPYLRGEKTGKVAGITIDDGYRNTFEQALPVLRYYGFSSTCYMVSGQVGGSNVWDLEHGIAEQPLMDARQLKAWIASGQEVGSHTRNHVNLSRSDDATARQEITGSRQDLEKLLETEIRHFCYPYGGHDAQHLDMVREAGYVTATTTEERRASRLDTPQALPRFTMFHSTSQLGLWARLNVGVGLLRGRGRRVAPPTPSMIAPGLHVPS, encoded by the coding sequence ATGATTCGAGAGCGCAATGTTCAAGCGGGCCCGGTCCGCCCCATCCCCATCTTCACCTACCACCAGCTGGGGCTCGTCCCGGGGTCGGACGTACCGTACCGCACGTTCGTGACCTCGCCGGAGAAATTCGCGCGGCAGATGAGCCTGCTGCATGCCCTGTGCTACAAGGGCCTGTCCATGCGCGAGCTCGAGCCCTACCTGCGCGGCGAGAAGACCGGCAAGGTGGCGGGCATCACGATCGACGACGGCTACCGCAACACTTTCGAGCAGGCGCTGCCGGTGCTGCGCTACTACGGCTTCTCGTCCACCTGCTACATGGTCAGCGGGCAGGTCGGCGGCAGCAACGTGTGGGACCTGGAGCACGGCATCGCCGAGCAGCCGCTGATGGACGCGCGCCAGCTCAAGGCCTGGATCGCCAGCGGCCAGGAGGTCGGCTCGCACACCCGCAACCACGTCAACCTCTCGCGCAGCGACGACGCCACCGCGCGCCAGGAGATCACCGGCAGCCGCCAGGACCTGGAGAAGCTGCTCGAGACCGAGATCCGCCATTTCTGCTACCCCTACGGCGGCCATGACGCACAGCACCTGGACATGGTGCGGGAAGCGGGCTACGTCACTGCCACCACCACCGAGGAGCGCCGAGCCAGCCGCCTGGACACCCCGCAGGCCCTGCCCCGCTTCACCATGTTCCACTCGACCAGCCAGCTCGGCCTGTGGGCGCGCCTGAACGTCGGCGTCGGTTTGCTGCGCGGCAGGGGCCGCCGCGTCGCGCCGCCAACGCCCTCCATGATCGCACCGGGCCTGCACGTCCCGAGCTGA